A genomic stretch from Schaalia odontolytica includes:
- the sucC gene encoding ADP-forming succinate--CoA ligase subunit beta codes for MDLYEYQARQMFKEHGVPVLDYRLASTPEEAREGARELLEDGASLLVVKAQVKTGGRGKAGGVKLAHTADEAYEKAEAILGLDIKGHIVKKVMIASGADIAAEYYFSILLDRSNRRHLAMCSREGGMDIETLAKERPEALARVPLDPAVGIDAQVARHIAKQAGFDEETAEAIAPVLETLWTVYREEDATLVEVNPLVSSPDGSVWAVDGKVTLDDNARFRHPGHAELVDVAAQDPREAAAKAAGLNYVRLEGQVGIIGNGAGLVMSTLDVVAMAGEEFGGMKPANFLDIGGGASAEVMAKGLDIILGDEQVRSVFVNVFGGITACDQVARGIVGALETLGDAASKPLVVRLDGNKVEEGRAILTQAAHPLVHMEETMDGAARRAAQLAAQASSK; via the coding sequence GTGGATCTCTACGAGTACCAGGCCCGGCAGATGTTTAAGGAGCACGGCGTGCCCGTGCTCGACTACCGCCTGGCGTCAACCCCCGAAGAGGCGCGCGAGGGTGCGCGCGAACTCCTGGAGGACGGTGCCTCGCTCCTGGTCGTCAAGGCGCAGGTCAAGACCGGGGGCCGCGGCAAGGCCGGCGGCGTCAAGCTCGCTCACACAGCCGACGAGGCCTACGAGAAGGCTGAGGCGATCCTCGGCCTCGACATCAAGGGCCACATCGTCAAGAAGGTCATGATCGCATCCGGCGCGGACATCGCCGCCGAATACTACTTCTCGATCCTGCTGGACCGCTCGAACCGCCGCCACCTGGCGATGTGCTCGCGCGAGGGCGGCATGGACATCGAAACCCTCGCGAAGGAACGCCCCGAGGCACTGGCCCGCGTCCCCCTCGACCCCGCCGTCGGCATCGACGCCCAGGTCGCCCGCCACATCGCGAAGCAGGCGGGCTTCGACGAGGAAACGGCCGAGGCCATCGCGCCCGTCCTCGAGACCCTGTGGACGGTGTACCGCGAGGAGGACGCGACCCTTGTCGAGGTCAACCCGCTGGTCTCCAGCCCCGACGGCTCCGTGTGGGCCGTGGACGGCAAGGTCACCCTTGACGACAACGCGCGCTTCCGCCACCCCGGCCACGCCGAGCTCGTGGACGTCGCCGCGCAGGACCCGCGAGAGGCCGCCGCGAAGGCCGCGGGACTCAACTACGTACGCCTGGAAGGCCAGGTCGGCATCATCGGTAACGGCGCGGGCCTGGTCATGTCGACGCTCGACGTGGTCGCGATGGCCGGCGAAGAGTTCGGCGGCATGAAGCCCGCGAACTTCCTCGATATCGGCGGCGGTGCCTCGGCCGAGGTCATGGCCAAGGGTCTCGACATCATCCTCGGCGACGAGCAGGTCCGCTCCGTATTCGTCAACGTCTTCGGCGGCATCACCGCCTGCGATCAGGTTGCCCGAGGCATCGTCGGCGCGCTCGAGACGCTGGGCGACGCGGCCTCCAAGCCGCTGGTCGTGCGCCTCGATGGCAACAAGGTCGAGGAAGGGCGAGCGATCCTCACGCAGGCTGCCCACCCGCTTGTCCACATGGAAGAAACGATGGACGGGGCGGCCCGGCGCGCGGCCCAGCTCGCAGCCCAGGCCTCGTCGAAGTAA